A single region of the Marinobacter salinus genome encodes:
- a CDS encoding lysylphosphatidylglycerol synthase transmembrane domain-containing protein produces MLRWAVAVLLLGVVLSAIDVPFLVKELANLSPAVFAIALSMTVFQVFLSAWRWRYTLSKLGLSLPFGFAVREYYLAIFLNQVLPGGVLGDVNRAWRHSANSGQRLAALHGVAIERLSGQLVLALTVVFASVWLISTDRLLVASFNRVWLVLIVLVAAVGSLVFLSQSSKRLAEYLHQLRVDLRRSLFSWPALPVQFGSSLLLLASYLAVFLTLAFGAGYVDDMPALLLLTALCAFLLMSMVIPVTVAGWGVREGTAAVLWALAGLPSEQGVALSVAYGVLVFVSGFPGLVILLLGRRRLATGPRLKIQ; encoded by the coding sequence ATGCTGCGCTGGGCTGTCGCCGTCCTGCTGCTCGGGGTTGTTTTGTCAGCTATCGATGTGCCTTTTCTGGTGAAGGAGCTGGCGAACCTTTCCCCAGCGGTGTTCGCGATTGCTCTTTCCATGACCGTATTCCAGGTTTTCCTTTCCGCGTGGCGTTGGCGTTATACCCTTTCAAAACTGGGTCTGTCATTGCCTTTCGGGTTCGCTGTCCGGGAGTACTATCTCGCAATCTTTCTGAACCAGGTCCTGCCAGGGGGCGTGCTCGGTGACGTCAATCGCGCCTGGCGCCATAGTGCCAATAGTGGCCAGCGTCTTGCTGCTCTGCATGGCGTCGCCATTGAGCGCCTTTCCGGCCAGCTTGTGCTGGCCCTGACGGTTGTGTTCGCAAGTGTCTGGCTGATCAGTACAGACCGCCTTCTGGTTGCATCGTTCAACCGGGTCTGGCTGGTCCTTATTGTGCTGGTTGCGGCCGTTGGCAGCCTTGTTTTTCTGAGTCAGTCCAGTAAACGGTTGGCCGAATACCTGCATCAGCTTCGCGTCGACCTCAGGCGCTCACTGTTCAGCTGGCCAGCGTTACCGGTTCAATTCGGGAGTTCGCTACTTTTACTGGCCAGTTATCTGGCCGTGTTTCTGACGCTGGCATTCGGTGCCGGCTATGTCGACGATATGCCCGCTCTGTTATTGCTGACCGCGTTGTGTGCTTTCCTGCTGATGAGCATGGTAATTCCGGTCACTGTCGCCGGCTGGGGAGTCCGTGAAGGTACTGCTGCTGTCCTTTGGGCCCTGGCTGGCCTGCCGTCAGAACAGGGCGTGGCTTTAAGCGTAGCCTATGGGGTGCTGGTGTTTGTTTCCGGCTTCCCGGGGCTTGTGATTCTGCTTTTGGGAAGACGGAGACTGGCCACCGGCCCAAGACTAAAGATTCAGTGA
- a CDS encoding transcriptional regulator translates to MRYLQTFNRRLRQMRESGKLSCWDVAQMCGVDEARVRSWEAIDARQRSYPDVTQLLDFCIRTETPLESLLDLDEAADSGQLELPGLAFSNSDDLSVAIKELEQELNRVQLSDEESELLRRFRKTSVENRRMVLQILGR, encoded by the coding sequence ATGCGGTACCTGCAAACGTTCAATCGTCGTCTCCGACAGATGCGTGAGTCTGGGAAGCTCTCATGCTGGGATGTGGCACAGATGTGTGGGGTGGACGAAGCCCGGGTCAGAAGCTGGGAGGCGATCGATGCCAGACAGCGCAGCTATCCGGACGTGACTCAGCTGCTCGACTTCTGTATCCGGACCGAAACACCATTGGAGAGCCTGCTTGACCTGGATGAGGCCGCAGATAGCGGACAGCTTGAATTGCCCGGACTGGCGTTCAGTAACAGCGACGACCTCTCGGTTGCAATAAAAGAACTCGAACAGGAACTGAACCGGGTCCAGTTATCCGATGAAGAGAGCGAACTGCTACGCCGGTTCCGCAAAACGTCTGTGGAAAACCGGCGTATGGTCCTTCAGATACTGGGGCGCTAA
- a CDS encoding RibD family protein, with amino-acid sequence MAAQPLDTDAAWELVLQAVNRTNVTLPAAGDAAISLNGHGSWQLLHPATEAAKNLLTVFLPLCRPLPRDSAPRVVGQLGQSLDGRIATVSGCSRFINGDDGITHLHRIRAVSDAVVVGAGTAETDNPRLTVRRSSGPNPVRVVIDRNRRVPESHHLFTDGEAPTLRLVAGSYQASFTELARNAVMEVPCLGDTGDGVPADPAIILRVLSDFGLKKIFIEGGGITVSSFLNAGLLDRLHVMVAPMIIGSGRPAFSLPEIDLLDDALRPKAQLINLGSDMLFDLDFSH; translated from the coding sequence ATGGCTGCACAACCGCTGGACACCGACGCTGCCTGGGAACTGGTGCTACAGGCCGTCAATCGCACGAACGTAACACTTCCAGCTGCAGGTGACGCAGCAATCAGTCTGAACGGCCATGGTAGCTGGCAGCTTTTACACCCGGCCACAGAAGCCGCAAAGAACCTGCTAACGGTGTTTCTGCCTCTTTGCAGGCCACTTCCCCGGGACTCGGCACCTCGGGTCGTGGGTCAGCTGGGACAGAGCCTGGACGGGAGAATTGCGACGGTTAGCGGGTGCTCCCGTTTTATCAATGGCGACGACGGCATTACCCACCTCCACCGCATACGGGCCGTATCTGACGCAGTGGTGGTCGGCGCAGGCACGGCAGAAACAGACAACCCACGCCTGACGGTTCGCCGCTCCAGTGGCCCTAACCCGGTGCGGGTTGTTATTGACCGCAATCGAAGGGTGCCGGAAAGCCATCACCTGTTTACCGATGGTGAAGCTCCGACACTCAGATTGGTTGCCGGGAGTTACCAGGCTTCATTCACCGAGCTGGCCCGGAATGCTGTGATGGAAGTGCCCTGTCTCGGAGATACCGGCGACGGCGTTCCTGCAGACCCCGCCATTATTCTCAGGGTGTTGAGTGATTTCGGCTTAAAGAAGATTTTTATTGAGGGCGGTGGAATTACCGTCTCTTCGTTTCTTAATGCCGGGTTACTGGACCGCCTCCACGTGATGGTTGCGCCGATGATTATCGGCAGTGGCCGCCCGGCATTTTCCTTGCCGGAAATAGACCTTCTGGATGACGCATTGCGACCAAAGGCGCAGCTGATAAACCTGGGCAGCGACATGCTGTTCGATCTGGACTTCTCTCACTGA
- the prpB gene encoding methylisocitrate lyase: protein MSSKLSPGARFRKALKENQPLQIVGTINAYAAMMAEKVGHQAIYLSGGGVANASYGLPDLGMTTLNDVVEDVRRITAASELPLLVDIDTGWGGAFNIARTIREMERAGAAAVHIEDQVAQKRCGHRPNKEIVSQEEMVDRVKAAVDAREDDDFFIMARTDAFQKEGLEAAIERAKACIEAGADGIFAEAVTELEHYKAFSEALDVPILANITEFGATPLYNRKELADAGADMVLYPLSAFRAMNKAAVTVYQNILEKGDQKDVVDLMQTRMELYDFLNYHEFEQKLDQLFQQSKG, encoded by the coding sequence ATGTCCAGCAAGCTTTCCCCGGGCGCACGTTTCCGTAAGGCCCTGAAAGAAAACCAGCCGCTGCAGATTGTCGGCACCATTAACGCCTACGCCGCCATGATGGCTGAAAAAGTGGGGCACCAGGCAATTTACCTGTCAGGTGGTGGCGTAGCCAATGCTTCTTACGGTCTGCCGGACCTTGGCATGACCACCCTGAACGACGTCGTCGAAGATGTACGTCGTATTACCGCCGCGTCAGAGCTGCCTCTGCTGGTGGATATTGATACCGGATGGGGCGGCGCCTTTAACATTGCTCGCACTATTCGAGAGATGGAACGTGCCGGAGCAGCCGCTGTCCATATCGAAGATCAGGTGGCCCAGAAGCGTTGCGGTCATCGCCCGAACAAGGAAATTGTTTCCCAGGAAGAGATGGTGGACCGCGTTAAAGCGGCGGTAGATGCCCGTGAAGATGATGACTTCTTTATCATGGCCCGCACCGACGCTTTTCAGAAGGAAGGCCTGGAGGCGGCCATTGAGCGAGCAAAAGCCTGCATTGAGGCCGGTGCAGATGGCATCTTTGCCGAAGCGGTGACCGAACTGGAACACTACAAGGCCTTCTCCGAAGCGCTGGACGTGCCGATCCTGGCCAACATCACCGAGTTTGGTGCCACACCTCTTTATAACCGCAAAGAACTGGCCGACGCAGGCGCCGATATGGTCCTGTATCCATTGAGCGCTTTCCGCGCCATGAATAAGGCAGCGGTAACGGTTTATCAGAACATTCTTGAAAAGGGTGACCAGAAAGACGTGGTCGACCTGATGCAAACCCGGATGGAACTGTACGATTTCCTGAACTACCACGAGTTTGAGCAGAAGCTGGACCAGCTGTTCCAGCAGAGCAAGGGTTAA
- the galU gene encoding UTP--glucose-1-phosphate uridylyltransferase GalU, which yields MIKKCLFPVAGYGTRFLPATKAMPKEILPVVNKPLVQYGVEEAAEAGIHEFGFVTGRGKRAIEDHFDISYELEHQIAGSGKEDLLASIRDLIDHNSFAFTRQNEMKGLGHAILTGRNLVGDNPFAVVLADDFCIGPEGDDGVLAQMVKLYNQFRCSIVAIEEVPADETHKYGVIAGESMKDGLFRITDMVEKPAPEDAPSNLAIIGRYILTPDIFEIIERTPAGKNGEVQITDALLEQAKNGCVLAYQFKGRRFDCGSIDGFVEATNYVYENIYKKNK from the coding sequence ATGATCAAAAAATGCCTGTTTCCCGTTGCCGGTTATGGGACCCGCTTCCTTCCCGCGACCAAGGCCATGCCCAAGGAGATTCTGCCAGTCGTTAACAAGCCGCTGGTACAGTATGGCGTTGAAGAGGCCGCGGAAGCCGGCATTCATGAATTCGGGTTTGTCACCGGCCGTGGCAAGCGTGCCATCGAAGACCACTTTGACATCAGTTATGAGTTGGAGCACCAGATTGCGGGTTCCGGAAAGGAAGACCTGCTCGCTTCGATTCGCGACCTGATTGACCACAACAGCTTCGCCTTCACTCGCCAGAACGAAATGAAAGGGCTTGGGCATGCCATTCTGACCGGTCGTAATCTTGTGGGGGACAACCCTTTTGCCGTGGTGCTTGCGGATGATTTCTGCATCGGCCCTGAAGGGGACGACGGGGTGTTGGCGCAGATGGTGAAACTGTACAACCAGTTCCGCTGCTCTATCGTGGCCATCGAGGAAGTACCGGCAGACGAGACTCACAAATATGGCGTGATTGCCGGGGAATCCATGAAAGACGGACTCTTCCGAATCACCGACATGGTAGAGAAGCCCGCTCCTGAGGATGCCCCCAGCAACCTGGCGATTATCGGGCGTTACATTCTGACGCCGGACATATTCGAAATCATTGAACGTACCCCGGCGGGTAAAAACGGTGAGGTCCAGATCACCGATGCCCTACTGGAGCAGGCGAAAAATGGCTGCGTGCTCGCTTATCAATTCAAGGGCCGCCGCTTTGACTGCGGAAGCATCGACGGGTTCGTCGAAGCGACTAACTACGTTTATGAGAATATTTACAAGAAAAACAAGTAG
- a CDS encoding GntR family transcriptional regulator yields MSQPVVQSQTRADEAFDCLQTAIVKGDLAPGEKIGEVELCSRFNLTRGPLREALGRLESRGLLVRRPHAGVKVVSVSTEELMELYRIREVMEGLAARQAAERMTDEEIADLQATLDTHEQMIEEARGEAYYQAEGDYDFHHRIATGCRNTKLAQMLLGDLYYMVRMYRYRLSTATGRPHRALGEHRRIVEAIAQRDGELAEFLMKRHINAARQNFEKRIQEGVLTI; encoded by the coding sequence ATGTCTCAGCCAGTAGTTCAGTCCCAGACCCGAGCAGATGAAGCGTTTGATTGTCTGCAAACAGCCATTGTAAAAGGCGACCTTGCGCCCGGCGAGAAAATCGGGGAAGTGGAGTTGTGTTCCCGTTTTAATCTGACCCGCGGACCGTTGCGCGAAGCGCTCGGCCGATTGGAGTCTCGTGGCCTGCTTGTCCGTCGCCCTCATGCCGGTGTCAAAGTTGTCTCTGTGAGTACGGAAGAGCTTATGGAGCTTTACCGGATACGAGAGGTGATGGAAGGTTTGGCGGCCCGCCAGGCGGCAGAGCGCATGACGGATGAAGAAATTGCGGACCTTCAGGCGACACTCGATACCCATGAGCAGATGATTGAAGAAGCCCGGGGCGAAGCCTACTATCAGGCGGAGGGCGACTACGATTTTCATCACCGGATTGCCACCGGTTGTCGCAATACCAAACTGGCCCAGATGCTACTGGGCGATCTGTATTACATGGTGCGGATGTATCGTTACCGGTTAAGCACCGCGACCGGGCGCCCCCATCGGGCGCTTGGTGAACACCGCCGTATCGTCGAAGCCATTGCCCAGCGCGATGGTGAACTCGCCGAATTCCTCATGAAACGACACATTAACGCCGCTCGCCAGAATTTTGAAAAAAGAATTCAGGAAGGCGTTTTAACCATCTGA